In the Methylophilus sp. 5 genome, one interval contains:
- a CDS encoding TetR family transcriptional regulator: MARKTKEEAQKTRDQILDAAEHVFYRNGFTITTMAEIAEAAQLSRGAVYGHYKGKLEVATAMAERVIQAASPFQHQPALNALCNLKEYCLQEIRSYIEPSSIQRVLFFLYIGIDDSPELLHLRFAWEKKRIAQIDCLLKQAIAQGELSADVDFDLISLYCQSIIEGVFSIIYFGSLSESQRWQRAEQLCEYGLQRLSMPLF; this comes from the coding sequence ATGGCCAGAAAAACCAAAGAAGAGGCGCAAAAAACCCGCGACCAGATACTGGATGCGGCCGAACACGTGTTTTATCGCAACGGCTTTACCATCACCACCATGGCGGAAATCGCCGAGGCCGCCCAGCTTTCGCGCGGCGCGGTGTATGGCCATTACAAAGGCAAGCTGGAAGTCGCCACCGCCATGGCAGAGCGCGTGATCCAAGCCGCTTCACCGTTTCAACACCAACCAGCACTCAACGCCCTCTGCAATCTCAAAGAATACTGTTTGCAGGAAATCCGCAGCTATATCGAGCCCAGCTCGATCCAGCGCGTGCTGTTTTTTCTTTATATCGGCATTGATGATTCACCGGAGTTATTGCACCTGCGCTTTGCCTGGGAGAAAAAACGCATTGCGCAAATAGATTGCCTGCTGAAACAGGCAATTGCACAAGGCGAATTATCAGCAGACGTTGATTTTGATTTAATCAGCCTGTATTGCCAGTCGATTATTGAGGGTGTGTTCAGCATCATTTATTTTGGCAGCCTGAGTGAATCACAGCGCTGGCAACGCGCCGAGCAACTGTGTGAGTACGGCCTGCAGCGCTTGTCTATGCCCCTTTTTTAG
- a CDS encoding efflux RND transporter periplasmic adaptor subunit, which translates to MSRFFVSTVSITTLLLLQLSACSKPEQATQAAGAPPEVEVIAVQTADIPAEVELPGRVEAYRIAEVRARVSGIVSKRLYQEGQAVKAGTPLFTLNPEQLQASKLEADAELARTEANLVNANDKLQRYQALIGDQSVSQRDYRAAQAEAQLAKAEVAAAQAKLNRAKLDVGYANVTSPIDGVARRALVTEGALVGKDEATHMTTVEQINPVYVNFSQSSSEVFALRKALRDGQLKGSNGQLQIALILPDGSTYANTGKLSFSDVSVNQTTDSVVMRAIFENPQQELMPGAYVRLNIRQATNPHAILIPRDALMRDQFSSRVWVVNSKSELESREVQTGRVLDKQWVIEQGLQAGEQVVVTNASTQTAGIKVTPKLLKTNAPALSKVAP; encoded by the coding sequence ATGTCCCGTTTTTTTGTGAGCACGGTGTCTATCACCACGCTATTGTTATTGCAGTTATCTGCGTGCAGCAAGCCCGAGCAAGCCACCCAGGCCGCCGGCGCCCCCCCTGAGGTCGAGGTGATTGCGGTGCAAACCGCCGATATTCCGGCTGAAGTTGAGTTGCCAGGCCGCGTAGAAGCCTATCGGATTGCCGAGGTGCGTGCGCGGGTCTCTGGCATTGTCTCCAAACGGCTTTATCAGGAAGGCCAGGCGGTTAAAGCCGGCACGCCATTGTTTACGCTTAACCCCGAGCAGTTGCAGGCCAGCAAGCTGGAAGCCGATGCCGAGTTGGCCAGAACCGAAGCTAACCTAGTCAACGCCAACGACAAATTGCAACGTTACCAGGCGCTGATTGGTGACCAGTCGGTGAGCCAGCGTGATTACAGGGCAGCACAAGCGGAGGCGCAGTTGGCCAAAGCAGAAGTCGCCGCGGCGCAAGCCAAGTTGAATCGTGCCAAACTCGATGTGGGCTATGCCAATGTGACCTCGCCAATTGATGGCGTGGCGCGGCGTGCGCTGGTGACCGAAGGTGCGCTGGTGGGTAAAGACGAAGCCACGCACATGACCACGGTTGAGCAAATCAACCCGGTCTATGTCAATTTTTCGCAGTCCTCTTCTGAAGTGTTTGCTTTGCGCAAGGCGCTGCGCGACGGGCAGTTAAAAGGCAGTAATGGCCAGTTGCAAATTGCCTTGATCTTGCCAGATGGCTCAACCTACGCCAACACCGGTAAATTGTCTTTTTCGGATGTATCGGTAAATCAAACCACAGACTCAGTGGTGATGCGCGCGATTTTTGAGAATCCGCAACAGGAGTTGATGCCGGGTGCCTATGTGCGGCTAAACATTCGTCAGGCGACCAACCCTCACGCGATTTTGATTCCGCGCGATGCCTTGATGCGTGACCAGTTTTCTAGTCGCGTCTGGGTGGTGAATAGTAAAAGTGAGCTGGAGTCGCGCGAGGTGCAAACTGGCCGTGTGCTGGATAAACAATGGGTGATTGAGCAGGGCTTGCAAGCAGGCGAACAGGTAGTGGTGACCAATGCCAGCACGCAAACGGCTGGCATTAAAGTGACGCCCAAGCTGCTAAAAACAAATGCACCTGCATTATCGAAAGTGGCGCCATGA
- a CDS encoding multidrug efflux RND transporter permease subunit — MSRFFIDRPIFAWVIAILIVLAGLIAIKQLPIAQYPDIAPPVVNIAATYPGASAKVVEETVTSIIEREMNGIPGLMYVSATSNFGMASVSVTFRQGTNPDLAAVDVQNRLKSVEVRLPEIVRRSGILVEKSADSFQLIVSLTSEDNRYSEIDLGELSSATVMPTLKRVQGVGKVQSFSPEYAMRIWPDPQKMAGLNVSVTEISNALRSYNTRLTLGQVGASGVPEGAPLSVSLEAEATLKTVEDFANVPIRSQADGSALLVKDVARVELGSSDYTYSSKVNGKNAAGMAVKLAPGSNAVETIKRVKVAMEQMQPYFPPNVVFQLSYDSSAFVSISIKKVIQTLVEAVLLVFVVMYLFMQNLRATLIPTIVVPIALMGTFAVMYWLGYSINVLTMFGVVLAIGILVDDAIVVVENVERLIVDEGLSPYDATVKAMSQISGAVIGITAVLVSVFIPMAFFSGAVGNIYRQFSLALSVSISFSAFLALSLTPALCVTLLRHEAGTKARFFVWFNRSFQCLTERYTRLTGGLLNKPLRWLGVFALIVALVGWLFMRLPGAFLPEEDQGNFMVMVSLPQGATLAETADVLGDMSRYIQQHEPVDIIFEVSGFSFYGTSTNSGMLFITLKDWAERPKAEQQVQAIVNRVNQHFYGRPNLSIFAMNAPPLPELGGVGGFDLKLVDRASVGVETLMKARDQLLAESTKHPELANVLFAGLYDTPVVNMQLNRSKANALGISLDEVNDSLATLLGSNYLGDFVYGSQVRRVIVQADGKQRQTVEDIKKIRLKAADGSLVPLSSIMTLDWAMGTPQRTRFNGFPSFNINGGAGPGYSSGAAMQKMEQLVQGLGKGIGLEWAGQSLEEKQSGSQATMLFALSILVVFLVLAALYESWAIPFAVILVVPLGVLGALLGVTLRGLPNDIYFKVGLIATIGLSAKNAILIVEFAREHVLQGMPLIQASLLAAKERLRPIVMTSLAFGVGVIPLAFSTGAASGAQIAIGTSVLGGIIAATLLAIFFVPLFFIVVGRWMKKPATQQRVSHEV; from the coding sequence ATGAGTCGGTTTTTTATTGATCGGCCCATTTTTGCCTGGGTGATTGCTATTTTGATTGTGCTGGCCGGTTTAATCGCCATCAAACAATTACCGATTGCGCAGTATCCTGACATCGCACCGCCAGTGGTGAATATCGCGGCCACTTATCCTGGCGCGTCGGCCAAGGTGGTTGAAGAAACCGTGACCTCGATTATCGAGCGCGAAATGAACGGTATCCCCGGCCTGATGTATGTGTCTGCCACCAGCAACTTTGGCATGGCGTCAGTCAGCGTGACCTTTAGGCAGGGCACTAACCCAGATTTAGCGGCGGTAGATGTGCAAAACCGCCTAAAAAGTGTTGAGGTGCGCTTGCCGGAAATTGTGCGGCGTAGTGGCATTTTGGTCGAGAAATCGGCAGACAGTTTTCAACTGATTGTGTCATTAACTTCAGAGGATAACCGTTATAGCGAGATTGACCTGGGTGAGTTGTCATCGGCGACCGTGATGCCTACGCTCAAGCGTGTGCAAGGTGTCGGCAAGGTGCAGTCATTTAGCCCGGAATACGCCATGCGCATCTGGCCAGACCCGCAAAAAATGGCGGGCTTGAATGTCAGTGTGACCGAAATTTCAAATGCCTTGCGTAGCTACAATACGCGCCTGACCTTGGGCCAGGTGGGTGCCAGCGGCGTGCCTGAAGGCGCACCGCTCAGCGTCTCCCTAGAGGCTGAAGCGACGCTCAAAACCGTAGAAGATTTTGCCAATGTGCCGATACGCTCACAGGCCGATGGCTCAGCCTTGCTGGTAAAAGATGTGGCTCGGGTAGAGTTGGGTAGCAGTGACTATACTTATAGCTCAAAAGTAAACGGCAAAAATGCGGCCGGCATGGCCGTGAAACTGGCGCCAGGCTCTAATGCGGTGGAGACGATCAAGCGCGTGAAAGTGGCCATGGAGCAAATGCAGCCCTATTTCCCGCCAAATGTCGTGTTTCAACTGTCATATGACTCATCCGCCTTTGTGTCTATCTCGATTAAAAAAGTGATTCAAACGCTGGTAGAAGCGGTATTGCTGGTGTTTGTGGTCATGTATCTGTTCATGCAAAACCTGCGTGCCACGCTGATCCCAACCATTGTGGTGCCAATTGCCTTGATGGGCACGTTTGCCGTCATGTATTGGTTGGGCTATTCGATTAACGTACTCACTATGTTTGGCGTGGTGCTGGCGATTGGCATTCTGGTGGATGATGCCATCGTGGTGGTGGAAAACGTCGAACGCCTGATTGTCGACGAGGGTTTATCACCTTATGACGCCACTGTAAAAGCCATGTCGCAGATCAGTGGCGCTGTTATCGGCATCACCGCGGTACTGGTGTCGGTGTTTATCCCGATGGCCTTTTTTAGTGGTGCGGTCGGTAATATCTATCGCCAGTTTTCACTGGCGCTGTCTGTCTCTATCAGTTTCTCGGCCTTTTTGGCGTTATCACTCACGCCCGCATTATGTGTGACGCTGTTGCGGCATGAGGCCGGCACCAAAGCGCGCTTTTTTGTCTGGTTTAACCGCAGCTTTCAGTGCTTGACCGAGCGTTATACACGCCTGACCGGCGGTTTGCTCAATAAACCATTGCGCTGGCTGGGCGTGTTTGCGCTGATTGTGGCGCTGGTTGGCTGGTTATTTATGCGTTTGCCTGGGGCTTTTTTGCCAGAAGAAGACCAGGGTAACTTTATGGTCATGGTGTCATTGCCACAAGGGGCGACGCTGGCAGAAACCGCCGACGTACTGGGCGACATGAGCCGTTATATTCAGCAGCATGAGCCAGTCGATATTATTTTTGAGGTCAGCGGCTTTAGTTTTTACGGCACCAGCACCAATAGCGGCATGCTGTTTATTACACTCAAAGACTGGGCTGAGCGACCCAAAGCAGAGCAACAGGTGCAGGCGATTGTGAATCGTGTGAATCAGCACTTTTATGGCCGCCCTAATTTGAGTATTTTTGCCATGAACGCACCGCCATTGCCAGAGTTAGGCGGTGTAGGCGGCTTTGACCTCAAGTTAGTAGATAGAGCCAGTGTGGGCGTCGAAACCTTGATGAAGGCGCGCGATCAGTTGCTGGCCGAGTCGACCAAGCACCCTGAGCTGGCCAATGTATTATTTGCCGGTTTGTATGATACGCCGGTGGTCAATATGCAGCTCAACCGCAGCAAGGCAAATGCATTAGGTATTTCTTTAGATGAAGTGAATGATTCATTGGCAACCTTGCTTGGCTCTAATTACCTGGGTGATTTTGTCTATGGCAGCCAGGTGCGCCGGGTGATTGTGCAAGCGGATGGCAAGCAGCGCCAGACCGTGGAAGACATCAAAAAGATCCGCCTGAAAGCAGCCGATGGCAGCCTGGTGCCGCTTTCCTCCATCATGACCCTGGATTGGGCCATGGGCACGCCACAACGCACGCGCTTTAACGGCTTTCCGTCATTTAATATTAATGGCGGGGCCGGGCCTGGGTATAGCAGCGGGGCGGCGATGCAAAAAATGGAGCAATTGGTGCAAGGCCTGGGTAAAGGTATTGGACTGGAATGGGCCGGGCAATCGCTGGAAGAAAAACAGTCTGGTAGCCAGGCGACGATGTTATTCGCGTTATCTATTCTGGTCGTGTTTTTGGTGCTGGCCGCCTTGTATGAAAGCTGGGCGATTCCGTTTGCCGTGATTTTGGTGGTGCCATTAGGCGTATTAGGGGCTTTGCTTGGCGTGACCTTGCGTGGTTTGCCCAACGATATTTACTTTAAGGTAGGTTTGATTGCCACCATCGGTTTGTCGGCTAAAAACGCGATTTTAATTGTCGAGTTTGCGCGTGAGCATGTGCTGCAAGGCATGCCACTCATACAAGCCAGTTTATTAGCCGCTAAAGAGCGTTTACGGCCGATTGTGATGACCTCGCTGGCGTTTGGTGTCGGCGTGATTCCGTTGGCATTTTCTACCGGTGCCGCCTCTGGTGCGCAAATTGCCATCGGCACCAGCGTGCTGGGCGGCATTATCGCTGCGACCTTGCTCGCGATCTTTTTTGTACCGTTGTTTTTTATTGTGGTGGGGCGCTGGATGAAAAAGCCAGCCACACAGCAAAGGGTGTCACATGAAGTTTAG